The region GAGTAGGTTGCAACCCGACGCCTACCGGAGGGATTCGTCGTGTCGTACCCGGAATCGGCACCGGCCCGCCGGCCCGCCGTCGTCCTGCTGGCCTCGGGCGCGCTGCTGGTGATGGCGGTCGCCGCGCTCGCGTACGCAGTGGTCGACCTGGCAGTGCTGGGCGGGACTGTCGACGCGTTCCGCTCCGCGGCCCGGGACACCTCGGCCAGTCCGGAGCAGATCGCCGACGTGGTGACCCTGCTCCGCGCGTCAGTTGTGCTGTCCGCGGTGGTGGCCGCGCTCTCCGCTCCGGTGCTCGCCGGCCTGGCCCTGGGGCTGTTGGCGGGTCGCAGCGGCGCGCGGGTGGCCACCTGGGTGGTCAGCGGACTCGGCCTGCTCGCCGGCTGTTGCAGTGTGGCGGTGTTGGTCGGTGAACGGGCCGCGCCCCTGCAACTGGGCTCCGGCGAGCAGGCTGTCGCCGAGTTGCTGGGGCTGGTGGGCGACGCGTACCCGTCGTGGTGGATCCCGTTGAACGCCGGGCTTTCCGTCGCGCAGGGGCTCGGTTACCTTGTAGTAGCTACGCTGCTGGCGCTGCCGGCGGCCAACGCCTGGTTCGGTCGCCACCGCTCGACCGCGCCGACCATGCCGTCCGCACCACAGGCGTTCACGCCTGCCTCGTACCAGCCGCCGTCGGCGCCACCCGCGCCCCCGTACCCGCCCAGGTGAGGAATCCGCCGTGCCGCTCGATCCCACGACCGTTGAGCGCCGGGCCCTGATCACCGGGGCCACTGCGGGCATCGGCGCGGCGTTCGCCCGGCGGCTGGCCGCCGACGGCTGGCATCTGGTGCTGGTCGCCCGCGACGCGGCCCGGCTGACCGAGATGGCCACCGAGCTGGGCTCGACCCACGGTCGCGTCGTGGAGACGATCCCGGCGGATCTGTCCACGGACGACGGCTGTGCCGTGGTGGAGCGGCGGATCGCCGACGGCAGCCCGCTGCACCTGCTCGTCAACAATGCCGGCATCAGCCTGAACAAGCCATTCCTGCGCTCCACGGCGGAGGACGAGGCCCGCCTGTTGCGGCTCAACGTGCACGCGGTCATGCGGTTGACGCTGGCGGCGCTGGGACCGATGACCGAACGACGGGACGGGGCAGTGATAAATGTCTCTTCGGTCGCCGGTTTCGGCACGGCGATGCCCGGCTCGACGTACTCGGCCAGCAAGGCGTGGGTCACCAACTTCAGCGAGTCGGTGGGCCTTTCGGCGCGACCATTCGGTGTCCGGGTGATGGCTCTCTGCCCCGGCTACACCCGCACGGAATTCCACCAACGGGCCGGCATCAACATGTCCAAGACGCCGGAGTGGCTGTGGCTGCGGGCCGAGGATGTGGTCGACGAAGCCCTGCGTGACCTGCGCAAAGGCAAGATGGTCAGCGTCCCGGCGTGGAAGTACAAGGTGGTCGTGGCCGGCATGCGGCATGCGCCGCGCAGGTTGCTCCAAGCCGTCGCGAAGGACACTCGCGGTCGCATCGGTCGCGACGAGCGCTGACCCTCGGCAGGCCCACCGCGCCCCAGGGGCCGCCGCGTCACCGTTGGCGCGCCGCAGTCACGCCGGTAGCTGAGCGTAGTCGAACATCGCCAACCATCGGTCCCCCACCGGGTCGGTCAGGGTGGACCCCGCACGCGGCGTTCAGACTTGAGCAGTAACCTCTATCGCCATGGGGGACCACGACGACCTGCGTAAATTCATTACCGACCTGGCTGTGGTCCACGGACGGGTCGTGCTCTCCTCGGGGCGTGAGGCAGACTGGTACGTGGATCTGCGACGCGTCACGCTCCATCACCGGGCTGCCACTCTGGTCGGTCGGGTGTTGCTGGACCTCACCGCCGACTGGGAGTACGACGCCGTCGGTGGCCTCACTCTGGGCGCGGATCCTGTCGCGCTCTCGATGCTGCACGCCGCCGCTCCGACCGGTCGGGCCCTGGACGCCTTCGTGGTGCGCAAGGCGGGCAAGGCGCACGGTCTGCAGCGGCGGATCGAAGGACCGGAGGTGGCCGGCCGCCGGGTGTTGGCGGTGGAGGATACGTCCACGACAGGCGGAAGTGTGTTGACCGCTGTCGAGGCACTTCGCGAGGCCGGGGCGGAAGTCGTGGGCGTGGCGGTTATTGTTGATCGAGGTGCCGGCGACGCGGTGCGAGCCGCCGGATTGCCGTACCGGGCGGCCTATACGTTGGCTGACCTCGGCCTTGTGGCGTAAAAGTTTGCCGATTCGGATCTGCTGATATGCAGGCGGATCGATGCTGCTGGTGGAAGGATGGAATACGTGGGAACTGCGTTGGCCGAAATGACTATGCCTCAGATCTCGCCGCTTAACGGCGAGCCGATCGAACGTGCCGATGCCGAGCGTCTCGCCGGGGTCCTCAAGGCCCTTGCCGATCCTGCTCGGTTGCGGCTGCTCAGCCTGATCCAGTCGGCCCCCGAGGGCGAGGCGTGCGTCTGTGACCTGACCGCGCCGCTCGGCCTCTCCCAGCCGACGGTCAGTCATCACCTGCGTATCCTCACCGAGGCCGGTTTGCTGCAGCGGGAGAAGCGCGGTGTCTGGGCGTACTACAGCCTGGTCCCGAGTGCGATCGCGACGATCGCCGACCTGCTGACCCCGCCGCGTAAGCGAGCCACCAAGAAGGCCCGCTGACGTAGGGACAACACGCCGTCCCGCGTCGGGGCGGCGTCCGGTGACGAGCCAGGGGTGGCGTCACCGGTAGGTGACACCTGCTCGCCCCCGGTCGCACCACCGGAGGCCGGGTACGACATGCCGACGGCCGACCCCCTCTCCAGGGGGCCGGCCGTCGTCGTTCGTCGGGTCAGCGGTCCTGACCGTGCTCCGGGCGCCGGCGGTCGTGCTGGTGGTGCCCGTCGTGGTCGAACGCCTCCCGGGCCGCCTCCACCGCACCGGCGGCACTGGCTGCCGCGATCACCGCGACGGCCTCGCCGCGCTTACGGGCCCGCCGGTCACGGAGGAACTCGAAGAAGATCGGCAGCACCGAGATCACGATGATCAGGGCCACCACCGGCAGGATGTAGTGGTCGATCTTGTCGCCGATGGCCTGGTAGATCTGCTCCGCCAGCAGGTAGCCGATCAGCAGGATGCCGTCCACCCAGAGGACCGCGCCGACGATGTTCCAGAGCAGGAACTTCTTGGCCGGCATGCCGAGTGCGCCCGCGACCGGGTTGAGGAAGGTCCGAACGATCGGGATGAAACGCGCCAGCACCACTGCCTTCGCCGGGCCGAACTTCTGGAAGTAGTACTCGGCCTTCTCCACGTACTCCTTCTTGAAGAGTCGGGAGTTCGGCCGCTCGAACATCGGCCGGCCATACCGGGCGCCGAGCCAGTGCCCCAGCTGGGCGCCGACGATCGCGCAGATCGGCCCGCCGATCAGCAGGCCGGTCAGGGAGAGGCGGGTGCCGTCGCCGAAGATCGCGTCCGCCACCGGCGACGAGGCCACCCCGGCGAGGAACAGCAGCGAGTCGCCAGGGAAGAAGAAGCCCACCAGCAGGCCGGTCTCGGCGAAGAGGATCACCCACACGCCGATCAGCCCGAAGGTCTGCAAGAGTTCCTTGGGATCGAGCGGGTTCAGGGCGACGCTCTCCCCGAGAGCGCGGATGTTCTCAGCTGTGTCCACGGCCACAAAGGGTACCGAAGCCCAGGTCTCGTGCCGCGCCGGACCGGCCCTCCACCACCCGCCCGCGTGGTGGGGCCCAACGACGGTGCCCCGCCGACCTGGTGGCCGACGGGGCACCGGTGGTGCGGGATGGATCAGGCGACGAAGCGGGTCCGGCGACGCTTGGCCACCAGGTATCCGCCGACGCCTGCGGCGAGCAGCAGCGCGCCGAGGCCGGCGATCAGGCCGGTGGACTGGCCGGTGACCGGCAGACCGCCTCCGTCGCCGCCCTGGCCGCCACCATTGCCGCCGTTGCCGTTGTCGTTGCCACCGTTGTCGTTGCCACCGTTACCGCCGTCCGTGGAGGTCGGGTTGATGACGATCTTGGCGGTGTCGTTGCTCTTGTTCGGGTCACCGGTGAGCGTGGTGGTGAGGGATCCTGCGGCGTCCGGGACGACCGTGTCGATCCGCAGTCCGAACGAGTACGAGGTGTCGTCGTCCTTCCAGATCTCCAGGACCTGGCAGGCGTACTCCTTGGCGCCCGGCTCACCCCATGCTGCGTTCCACGGGTTCCACTCCTTCACGGGAACGAACGGCACGCAGTCGCCGGGGGCCTCGACCACCGTCGTGCCGGCCGGAACGGAGACCCGCACCGGCAGGTCCTCGAGTTGGATGCCCGGCGTCGCCTGGCCCAGGTATTCGAGCACAGCCGGCCCGAGGTTGGTGAAGCTCGGCTCGACGGTGACCACGTCACCCTTCTTGCCGCTCGCGGTCGCGCCCTTGGTCGCCAGATCAGCGTGGTTGCTGCCGGTCACCCGCACGGTCCCGACGGTGGTGTCGTTCGACCGGTCCAGATCGGTCTGCGGCACTCGCGCAGCTTGCATCGACTGCTCGACCAGGCGAAGCTTCCCGCCCTTGCCGGGCTTGACGTCCACAAACCAGTCCTTGAATGCCATATTCCAGTCGTCGGTGGTCCACCAATCCAGCAGGACCGGGAACCTGGCACCCGTGCGTACCTCCGGGGCGAGCTTGATGGGCAGGTTCCCGGCAAGCTTGTACGACTTGCCCGGCTCGATCTTCGTGTCGAACGTGCAGAACGAGGCCATTCCCCATTCGTCCGTCGTGCAGTTCGAGAAGTCTCCGCCGTAGGCGGCAAGGTACTCGGCTTGGATGACGAGGACAGCGCCATCGACGGCGGTCTCACCGGCGTTGCGCACGACGGCCGGCAGGCCGGCCGTGCCACCCGGAACGCCGCTGCTCTCGACGGTCGGGTCGCTGACCAGGTCGACGCCTTCGGCGATGGTGATGTCGGCCGTCGCCTTGGCGGTCTTGCCACCGGCGGTCATGCTGATCGCCAAGGAGCCCTTCTGGCCAGGCTTCGCGTCGTCCTTCGCGGTGACCATGTAGTCGAACGAGGGCGACTGCTCCTCCTCGATGTCGGTCTCGCAGTGCAGCTTCGTCGCCGAGACGTCGCAGGTCCAGCCCCAGGCCGGCTCCACGGTCGCGAAGGCGGCGACCGCCGACAGGTCGATGTCCACGGACGTCCGACCGAAGTTCATTCCGGACTCGGTGTCGGTCTGTTGGGCGTACAGGTAGCCGTAGTCGGTGTGGCCGGGTGCCACGAGCAGGTCATGTGTCGCGATCTCGAAGGGGGCCTCGGCGGCGACGGCAGGGCTGGCGGAGGCGGCGACGAACGCGCCTGCTACGCCGACTCCCGCGAGCCAACGCCGGGTGGAGTGAGAAAGCATGAAGGGGTTCCTCCAGTTGGGGGATCAGGTGGAGCCTGCGGATCTTAAGGAATCACTAAGGTTCGCCGCCGCCCCCGCCGCCGCTCATCGGCCAAGAGCAACCAAAAGGTTGATCAACGGCACCGCAATGTTCGGTCGGTCCGCTCCCGTCATCTGAGGCAGGAGCCCTCCGGGAGGTGCAGTGAGGTACGAGGAGTTCGCGGACACGCGGCTGGCCCCGCTACTGCGGTACGCGGTGATGCTCACCGGCGATCCGCACCAGGCCCAGGATCTGGTCCAGGAGACCATGGTCCGGGTCCAACTCAACTGGCGACGGGTCGCCCGAGCGGACTCGCCCGAGCGATACGTACGCCGGATGCTCACCAACCAGTACATCGACTGGCGGCGTGGTTCCTGGGTTCGCCGGGTGCTGTTGCGCGGGGAGCCCGACGCGTCGGCGCCGGCGCCCACCGATCACGCCCAGTCCGCCGTGGATCGGGACCAGATCTGGTCCTGGCTGTCCCGGCTGCCGCGTCGCCAACGCGCCGCCCTGGTGCTGCGCTACTACGAAGACCTACCCGACGCCGAGATCGCCGACATCCTCGGCTGTGCCGTCGGGACCGTACGTTCGTCCATCTCCCGGGCCCTGGCCACGCTCCGGGCCGAGTACGTGGAGGCGTGAACATGATCGAGGACGACCTGCGTGCCGCCTTCGCCCGGCACGAGCAGTTGACCCCGTCGACCGGCCCACTGCGGGCCGCGATCGACCGGCTCGCCGCCACCCGCCGCCGCCGTCGGCAGCGGTTCCAGGCCGCCGGCGTGACGGTCGCCCTGCTCGCCGCCCTCGGCGTCGGGATTCCGCAACTGCGACCTGATCGGGCGGTGCAGGGCCCGTTGTTGCCTGAGCGGCCGGCTGCCCCGCCGGCCGGGGCGCTGAACGTCCTGCTGCTCGGGGTGGACGGCTTCGGCGAGGAACCGCCGTACCGGTTGGCGGACTCCATCCTGCTGGTGCACATCCCCGCCGACCGGAGCCGGCCGTACCTCATCTCGTTGCCCCGCGACCTGGAGGTGTCGATCCCCGGCCGGGGGACCGACAAGCTCAACAGTGCGTTCTTCACCGGCGCCGGCGAGCCCCGACCCGACCTGGACGCCGGCTACGACCTGACCCGCCGGGTGGTCGCCGACCTGACCGGGGTACGCGTCGACGCCGGGGCGGTGCTGACCTTCGCGGGGCTACGCCGGATCACCGACGCCGTCGACGGGGTGGAGGTCTGCCTGCCGAACGAGGTCCGGTCCTGGCACACCCGGCGGATCTTCCCGGCCGGTTGTCAGGAACTCGACGGAGCTGCCTCAGTCGACCTGCTGCGGCAACGGCGGTACCTGCCCGACGGCGCGACCGACCGGGACCGTAACGCCCAGCGCTACGTCGCCGGGCTGATCCGAAGGGCGGCCGCTCAGGACGTGCTGAGCAACCCGGTCCGGCTCGCCGCGCTGCTGTCGGCGGCAGGCAAGAGTCTGACCGTCGACGACGACGGCCTACCGCTGACCAGGCTGGTGTCGGTGCTGCCCAGGTTGAAGAGCGTCGACCCGGTGGGGCTCGCCCTTCCGGTGGGGTCTCCGGTGGACGACGCCTCGCGGCTGCCGCTGGACCCGGAGCAGGGCCGGGCCCTGCTCACCGCGCTGGGCGAGGACCGGTTGGCGCAGTGGGTGGACCAACACCCGGACCAGGTCACCCGCTTCCGTTGACGTACGAGGAGTTCACGGAACGAACCGACCCTGCGACGGGGTCAGCGGTAGTCGTCCTCGTCGCCGGTGACCACCCGGGCCTGCTCCATCGCGTCCCAGTCGTCGACCTCCAGGCCGCGGTGCGGTTCACCGTCGACGTCATCGGGGCCGGCGGCGGTGGCCTGCTCGACCGCGTCGGCCGGCTCGGCCTCCGGGTCACGCTCGTCCGGGGCGAGGTGGTCGCCGGGCGTGAAGTCCTCGTCGGGCTGACCCATCGTCCCTCCCGGGGTCTCGGGGCACGGTTCCCACCCACCGTACGGGTTGGGACGGCGCCGCGCCCGGAAGCGAGTAGGCGGAATCAGCCCTGGACGACCCGACCCGATGCCAGGATGGTGCGGTGGGCTTCCTCATCCGACTGGCGATCACCGCGGTCGCGTTGTGGATAACCACCCTGATCGTGCCCGGTGTGGACGTGCACGGCCGCTCGGGTGGCAACACCGTCCTCACCCTGATCGTGGTGGCGCTGATCTTCGGCGTGATCAACGCGGTGCTCAAGCCGGTGATCAAGGTCGTCGGCTGCGTGTTCTACCTGCTGACCCTGGGCCTGTTCGCGCTGGTGGTGAATGCCCTGCTGTTCCTGCTCACCGACCGGATCGCCCGCGGGCTCGACCTGCCGTTCCAGGTGGACGGTTTCTGGGCGGCGTTCTGGGGAGCCATCGTGATGACGGTGGTCACCTGGCTGATCAGCGTCATCGTGCCGGACAACCTGGACCGCCGGTGAGGGGCTGACACCCGGGTCGGTTGTTCCGGCGCACGCCACCTGCGGGATACTGCCGGGCGGAGGACAGCGCGGTCCGGCGCACACGTGAACAACAGCGGCCAGCACGGCCGAGAGTGGTAAGTAAGGAGCGCATCACATGCCCATCGCTTCCCCCGAGGCCTACGCGGAGATGCTGGACCGCGCCAAGGCCGGCCGGTACGCGTACCCCGCGATCAACGTGACCTCCTCGCAGACGCTGAACGCGGCGCTCAAGGGCTTCGCCGACGCGGAGAGCGACGGCATCATCCAGGTCTCCACCGGCGGTGCCGAATACCTCTCCGGCCCGTCGATCAAGGACATGGTCACCGGCGCTGTGGCGTTCGCCGCCTACGCCCACGAGGTGGCCAAGAAGTACTCGGTCAACATCGCGCTGCACACCGACCACTGCCCGAAGGACAAGCTGGACAAGTTCGTCCGTCC is a window of Micromonospora sp. WMMD961 DNA encoding:
- a CDS encoding DedA family protein: MAVDTAENIRALGESVALNPLDPKELLQTFGLIGVWVILFAETGLLVGFFFPGDSLLFLAGVASSPVADAIFGDGTRLSLTGLLIGGPICAIVGAQLGHWLGARYGRPMFERPNSRLFKKEYVEKAEYYFQKFGPAKAVVLARFIPIVRTFLNPVAGALGMPAKKFLLWNIVGAVLWVDGILLIGYLLAEQIYQAIGDKIDHYILPVVALIIVISVLPIFFEFLRDRRARKRGEAVAVIAAASAAGAVEAAREAFDHDGHHQHDRRRPEHGQDR
- a CDS encoding SDR family oxidoreductase, which produces MPLDPTTVERRALITGATAGIGAAFARRLAADGWHLVLVARDAARLTEMATELGSTHGRVVETIPADLSTDDGCAVVERRIADGSPLHLLVNNAGISLNKPFLRSTAEDEARLLRLNVHAVMRLTLAALGPMTERRDGAVINVSSVAGFGTAMPGSTYSASKAWVTNFSESVGLSARPFGVRVMALCPGYTRTEFHQRAGINMSKTPEWLWLRAEDVVDEALRDLRKGKMVSVPAWKYKVVVAGMRHAPRRLLQAVAKDTRGRIGRDER
- a CDS encoding LPXTG cell wall anchor domain-containing protein → MLSHSTRRWLAGVGVAGAFVAASASPAVAAEAPFEIATHDLLVAPGHTDYGYLYAQQTDTESGMNFGRTSVDIDLSAVAAFATVEPAWGWTCDVSATKLHCETDIEEEQSPSFDYMVTAKDDAKPGQKGSLAISMTAGGKTAKATADITIAEGVDLVSDPTVESSGVPGGTAGLPAVVRNAGETAVDGAVLVIQAEYLAAYGGDFSNCTTDEWGMASFCTFDTKIEPGKSYKLAGNLPIKLAPEVRTGARFPVLLDWWTTDDWNMAFKDWFVDVKPGKGGKLRLVEQSMQAARVPQTDLDRSNDTTVGTVRVTGSNHADLATKGATASGKKGDVVTVEPSFTNLGPAVLEYLGQATPGIQLEDLPVRVSVPAGTTVVEAPGDCVPFVPVKEWNPWNAAWGEPGAKEYACQVLEIWKDDDTSYSFGLRIDTVVPDAAGSLTTTLTGDPNKSNDTAKIVINPTSTDGGNGGNDNGGNDNGNGGNGGGQGGDGGGLPVTGQSTGLIAGLGALLLAAGVGGYLVAKRRRTRFVA
- a CDS encoding phage holin family protein, whose product is MGFLIRLAITAVALWITTLIVPGVDVHGRSGGNTVLTLIVVALIFGVINAVLKPVIKVVGCVFYLLTLGLFALVVNALLFLLTDRIARGLDLPFQVDGFWAAFWGAIVMTVVTWLISVIVPDNLDRR
- a CDS encoding LCP family protein; translation: MIEDDLRAAFARHEQLTPSTGPLRAAIDRLAATRRRRRQRFQAAGVTVALLAALGVGIPQLRPDRAVQGPLLPERPAAPPAGALNVLLLGVDGFGEEPPYRLADSILLVHIPADRSRPYLISLPRDLEVSIPGRGTDKLNSAFFTGAGEPRPDLDAGYDLTRRVVADLTGVRVDAGAVLTFAGLRRITDAVDGVEVCLPNEVRSWHTRRIFPAGCQELDGAASVDLLRQRRYLPDGATDRDRNAQRYVAGLIRRAAAQDVLSNPVRLAALLSAAGKSLTVDDDGLPLTRLVSVLPRLKSVDPVGLALPVGSPVDDASRLPLDPEQGRALLTALGEDRLAQWVDQHPDQVTRFR
- a CDS encoding metalloregulator ArsR/SmtB family transcription factor, which gives rise to MEYVGTALAEMTMPQISPLNGEPIERADAERLAGVLKALADPARLRLLSLIQSAPEGEACVCDLTAPLGLSQPTVSHHLRILTEAGLLQREKRGVWAYYSLVPSAIATIADLLTPPRKRATKKAR
- the pyrE gene encoding orotate phosphoribosyltransferase — encoded protein: MGDHDDLRKFITDLAVVHGRVVLSSGREADWYVDLRRVTLHHRAATLVGRVLLDLTADWEYDAVGGLTLGADPVALSMLHAAAPTGRALDAFVVRKAGKAHGLQRRIEGPEVAGRRVLAVEDTSTTGGSVLTAVEALREAGAEVVGVAVIVDRGAGDAVRAAGLPYRAAYTLADLGLVA
- a CDS encoding SigE family RNA polymerase sigma factor → MRYEEFADTRLAPLLRYAVMLTGDPHQAQDLVQETMVRVQLNWRRVARADSPERYVRRMLTNQYIDWRRGSWVRRVLLRGEPDASAPAPTDHAQSAVDRDQIWSWLSRLPRRQRAALVLRYYEDLPDAEIADILGCAVGTVRSSISRALATLRAEYVEA